A single Streptomyces sp. 2114.4 DNA region contains:
- a CDS encoding NAD(P)/FAD-dependent oxidoreductase: MPERTSYDAVIVGGGHNGLVAAAYLARAGRSVLVLERLDHTGGAAVSSRAFAGVDARLSRYSYLVSLLPPKIVRDLGLRFAVRKRTVSSYTPTVRDGRPTGLLVGGGEARTRTAFAELTGSDREFTAWQGFYGTTARLAERVFPTLTEPLPTRAALRATVDDDATWHALFERPLGEVVEETFTDDLVRGVVLTDALIGTFATAHDPSLRQNRCFLYHVIGGGTGDWDVPIGGMGALTDALADAARRAGAEIVTDCAVTGIATDGRSAEVTCEQGTLGARRVLVNAAPRELARLLGEAPPPPAEGAQLKVNMLLTRLPRLRDTGVDPREAFSGTFHIAEGYGQLESAYQQAASGTLPASPPSEIYCHSLTDPSILGADLVRQGYQTLTLFGLHAPARLFTADTADTADTADHAATRDRLLAATLAELDRHLAEPLADCLAHDADGRPCIEARSPLDLDRELGLPGGNIFHRDLAFPYADPSDEALGDARSAPARWGVATTHPNVLLCGAGAVRGGGVSGIPGHNAAMAVLEEG, from the coding sequence ATGCCGGAACGGACTTCGTATGACGCGGTCATCGTCGGCGGCGGGCACAACGGACTGGTGGCCGCCGCCTATCTCGCACGCGCCGGGCGCAGCGTGCTGGTGCTGGAGCGGCTGGACCACACCGGTGGTGCCGCCGTGTCGAGCCGGGCGTTCGCCGGGGTCGACGCCCGGCTGTCCCGTTACTCCTACCTCGTCAGCCTGTTGCCGCCGAAGATCGTGCGGGACCTCGGTCTGCGCTTCGCGGTCCGCAAACGCACCGTCTCCTCCTATACCCCCACCGTGCGCGACGGCCGGCCCACCGGTCTCCTGGTCGGCGGCGGCGAGGCCCGGACCCGTACCGCCTTCGCCGAACTCACCGGCTCCGACCGGGAGTTCACCGCATGGCAGGGCTTCTACGGCACCACGGCCCGGCTGGCCGAGCGGGTCTTCCCCACCCTGACCGAGCCCCTGCCCACCCGCGCCGCCCTACGCGCCACGGTCGACGACGACGCCACCTGGCACGCCCTGTTCGAACGCCCCCTGGGGGAGGTGGTCGAGGAGACCTTCACCGACGACCTGGTCCGCGGCGTGGTCCTCACCGACGCCCTCATCGGCACCTTCGCCACCGCCCATGACCCGTCGCTGCGTCAGAACCGCTGTTTCCTCTACCACGTCATCGGCGGCGGCACCGGCGACTGGGATGTCCCCATCGGTGGAATGGGCGCGCTCACCGACGCACTGGCCGACGCCGCCCGGCGGGCCGGCGCGGAGATCGTCACCGACTGCGCGGTGACCGGTATCGCGACGGACGGGCGCAGTGCGGAGGTGACCTGCGAGCAGGGCACCCTCGGCGCCCGCCGGGTCCTCGTCAACGCCGCCCCGCGCGAGCTGGCCCGCCTGCTGGGCGAGGCCCCGCCGCCACCCGCCGAGGGCGCCCAGCTCAAGGTGAATATGCTGCTCACCCGGCTGCCACGGCTGCGCGACACCGGGGTGGACCCACGGGAGGCCTTCTCCGGCACCTTCCACATCGCCGAGGGCTACGGCCAGTTGGAGAGCGCCTACCAGCAGGCCGCGTCCGGCACCCTGCCCGCCTCCCCGCCCTCCGAGATCTACTGCCACTCCCTCACCGACCCCTCGATCCTCGGTGCCGACCTGGTCCGGCAGGGCTACCAGACCCTCACCCTGTTCGGCCTGCACGCCCCCGCGCGTCTCTTCACCGCCGATACCGCCGATACCGCCGATACCGCCGACCACGCAGCCACCCGCGACCGCCTCCTGGCGGCCACCCTCGCCGAGCTGGACCGCCATCTCGCCGAACCGCTCGCCGACTGCCTGGCACACGACGCCGACGGCCGCCCCTGCATCGAGGCCCGGTCGCCCCTCGACCTGGACCGTGAACTGGGCCTGCCGGGCGGCAACATCTTCCACCGCGACCTGGCCTTCCCCTACGCGGACCCCTCGGACGAAGCGCTCGGTGACGCCCGGTCCGCCCCGGCCCGCTGGGGCGTGGCGACCACCCACCCCAACGTCCTCCTGTGCGGGGCGGGCGCCGTACGCGGCGGGGGCGTGAGCGGCATTCCGGGACACAATGCGGCGATGGCGGTGCTGGAGGAGGGGTGA
- a CDS encoding acyl-CoA dehydrogenase family protein, whose translation MHLEYTPEQQQLRAELRTYFAELVPDGALAGPHGSEAGAGGAADRKRFYRETVRRLGADGWLGVGWPQEFGGRGLSPTEQFIFFDEAAQAGVPLPLMALNTVGPTIMQFGTDEQKAYFLPRILSGEIDFAIGYSEPDAGTDLAALKTRAVREGDEKSGHYLVNGQKIWTTNGDTADWVWLAVRTDPQAPPHKGITMLLVPTSDPGYSCTLINTLASHDTTASYYENITVPASRRVGQENKGWRIITNQLNHERVTLAAHGTMAIRALHDVQRWAAATKLTDGRRVIDLGWVRGRLARTHTRLDAMKLLNWQMVDALQQGTLTPQDASAVKVYGSEARRDAYAWLMEVVGSAGPLKEGSAGAVLHGELERGYRSAVIFTFGGGNNEIQREIISWIGLGMPRVRR comes from the coding sequence GTGCACCTCGAATACACCCCCGAGCAACAGCAGTTGCGCGCCGAGCTGCGCACCTACTTCGCCGAGCTGGTGCCGGACGGTGCCCTCGCCGGCCCCCACGGTTCCGAGGCCGGCGCAGGCGGCGCCGCCGACCGGAAGCGTTTCTACCGTGAGACCGTACGGCGGCTGGGCGCGGACGGCTGGCTGGGCGTCGGCTGGCCCCAGGAGTTCGGCGGGCGCGGCTTGTCCCCGACGGAACAGTTCATCTTCTTCGACGAGGCGGCCCAGGCGGGAGTGCCGCTGCCGCTGATGGCGCTGAACACCGTCGGCCCGACGATCATGCAGTTCGGCACCGACGAACAGAAGGCCTACTTCCTGCCCCGAATCCTCTCCGGCGAGATCGACTTCGCCATCGGCTACAGCGAACCGGACGCCGGCACCGACCTGGCCGCCCTCAAGACCCGCGCCGTCCGCGAGGGCGACGAGAAGAGCGGCCACTACCTCGTCAACGGGCAGAAGATCTGGACGACCAACGGCGACACCGCGGACTGGGTATGGCTCGCCGTGCGTACCGATCCCCAAGCCCCGCCCCACAAGGGCATCACCATGCTCCTCGTCCCCACCAGCGACCCCGGCTACTCCTGCACCCTGATCAACACCCTCGCCTCGCACGACACCACTGCCAGCTACTACGAGAACATCACCGTCCCGGCCTCCCGCCGCGTCGGCCAGGAGAACAAGGGCTGGCGGATCATCACCAACCAGCTCAACCACGAGCGGGTCACCCTCGCCGCCCACGGGACCATGGCCATCCGCGCCCTGCACGACGTCCAGCGCTGGGCCGCCGCCACCAAGCTCACCGACGGCCGCCGGGTCATCGACCTGGGCTGGGTACGCGGACGGCTGGCCCGCACCCACACCAGACTCGACGCCATGAAGCTGCTGAACTGGCAGATGGTCGACGCCCTCCAGCAGGGCACCCTCACCCCCCAGGACGCCTCCGCCGTCAAGGTCTACGGCTCCGAGGCCCGCCGGGACGCCTACGCCTGGCTGATGGAGGTCGTCGGCTCCGCGGGCCCCCTCAAAGAGGGCTCGGCGGGCGCCGTACTCCACGGCGAACTGGAACGCGGCTACCGCTCCGCCGTCATCTTCACCTTCGGCGGCGGCAACAACGAGATCCAGCGCGAGATCATCTCGTGGATCGGCCTGGGGATGCCCCGCGTACGGCGCTGA
- a CDS encoding glycoside hydrolase family 27 protein — MSHSPVPRLGRTFAGLTAVAACSAGLLAAPAPASAAPGPARASGARHLAERYPNLAPRPPMGWNDWSYYMCDISEKVILDNARALVRSGLAGRGYRTVTVDDCWMSKQRGPEGELTADRTKFPHGMAYLGRKLHELGLKFGIYEDVGTLTCEKYPGSLGHFREDAELFARWKVDYVKADGCNVPVAPGHTKEETYRDLYGQMSRALRATGRPITFSVSAPAYFQYDGDSVWHKVIGWSAALGNLWRGGRDIALEKHAPAVKWSSILYNFRYNARLAGLQRPGRWNDPDFLLAGDTGLAQQEMQSQMSLWAMMAAPLISSTDLSRLSPAARKVLGNKKVIAVDQDALGAQGTVVQEDAGSAVLAKPLKNGDWAVALFNSGDAPRTLSVTAETAGLPEAGSYQLHDLVSGRRAHSGGTIVGREVPPHGTVLYRVTPD, encoded by the coding sequence GTGTCCCACTCGCCGGTACCCCGCCTCGGCCGCACCTTCGCCGGACTGACCGCCGTCGCCGCCTGTTCGGCCGGGCTGCTCGCGGCCCCCGCTCCCGCCTCCGCGGCCCCCGGCCCGGCCCGTGCGTCCGGCGCCCGGCATCTCGCGGAGAGGTACCCGAACCTGGCGCCGAGACCCCCGATGGGCTGGAACGACTGGTCGTACTACATGTGCGACATCAGCGAGAAGGTGATCCTCGACAATGCGCGGGCGCTGGTCCGTTCGGGGCTGGCCGGGCGCGGCTACCGCACCGTCACCGTCGACGACTGCTGGATGAGCAAACAGCGCGGCCCCGAGGGCGAACTGACGGCGGACCGGACGAAGTTCCCGCACGGCATGGCCTACCTCGGGCGGAAGCTGCACGAGCTGGGACTGAAGTTCGGGATCTATGAGGACGTCGGCACCCTGACTTGTGAGAAATATCCGGGCAGTCTCGGCCATTTCCGGGAGGATGCGGAGCTGTTCGCCCGCTGGAAGGTCGACTACGTCAAGGCGGACGGCTGCAATGTGCCCGTCGCCCCGGGGCACACCAAGGAGGAGACCTACCGGGACCTGTACGGCCAGATGAGCCGTGCGCTGCGGGCCACCGGCCGCCCGATCACCTTCTCGGTGTCGGCGCCGGCCTACTTCCAGTACGACGGTGACAGCGTCTGGCACAAGGTCATCGGCTGGTCGGCCGCGCTCGGCAATCTGTGGCGGGGCGGGCGGGACATCGCGCTGGAGAAGCACGCACCGGCCGTGAAGTGGTCCTCCATCCTCTACAACTTCCGCTACAACGCGCGGCTGGCCGGCCTCCAGCGTCCCGGCCGCTGGAACGACCCGGACTTCCTGCTGGCCGGTGACACGGGCCTGGCGCAGCAGGAGATGCAGAGCCAGATGTCGCTGTGGGCGATGATGGCCGCTCCCCTGATCTCCAGCACGGATCTGAGCCGTCTGTCCCCGGCGGCACGCAAGGTGCTCGGGAACAAGAAGGTCATCGCCGTCGACCAGGACGCGCTCGGCGCCCAGGGGACCGTGGTGCAGGAGGACGCCGGCTCGGCGGTACTGGCCAAGCCGCTGAAGAACGGTGACTGGGCGGTCGCCCTGTTCAACTCCGGCGACGCGCCGCGCACCCTGTCGGTCACGGCCGAGACGGCCGGATTGCCGGAGGCGGGCTCCTACCAGCTGCACGATCTGGTCAGCGGCCGCCGTGCGCACAGCGGTGGCACGATCGTGGGACGCGAGGTGCCGCCCCACGGCACGGTGCTCTACCGGGTCACGCCGGACTGA
- a CDS encoding ABATE domain-containing protein, whose protein sequence is MRAAFPDFRLGKVLATSFTGTLSERYGEAVERIPTPQRLVDWLAVYGLAVDSCTTAQLDLARELRESIHAAATAAAIQDALPASAVHVINDRSAQGRAAAVLTPDGTRQWRLSPAARVEDALSVIAADAISIIAGERDGKLALCASPTCQAAFFDTSRSRTRKWCDMNTCGNREKKARFHANQRKNPRSAE, encoded by the coding sequence ATGCGTGCCGCGTTCCCTGACTTCCGCCTCGGCAAGGTGCTGGCGACCAGCTTCACGGGAACTCTGTCGGAGCGTTATGGCGAAGCCGTGGAGCGCATTCCCACGCCGCAGCGACTCGTCGACTGGCTGGCGGTGTACGGCCTCGCGGTGGACTCCTGCACCACTGCCCAGCTCGACCTCGCCCGGGAACTGCGGGAGTCGATTCACGCCGCCGCGACAGCGGCCGCGATCCAGGACGCTCTCCCTGCGTCCGCTGTCCACGTCATCAACGACCGCAGCGCTCAGGGTCGGGCCGCAGCGGTCCTGACGCCCGACGGCACGCGGCAATGGCGGCTCAGCCCGGCTGCCCGCGTGGAGGATGCCCTCAGCGTGATCGCCGCCGACGCGATCAGCATCATCGCAGGCGAACGAGACGGAAAATTGGCCTTGTGCGCCTCACCAACCTGCCAAGCCGCCTTCTTCGACACCAGCCGGAGCCGCACCCGCAAATGGTGTGACATGAACACGTGCGGGAATCGTGAGAAGAAAGCGCGCTTCCATGCCAACCAGCGCAAAAACCCCAGATCAGCGGAGTGA
- a CDS encoding serine/threonine-protein kinase, with the protein MGADERLIQRRYRLLDTIGRGGMGEVWRARDESLGRQVAVKCLKPTGPRHEPSFLQVLRERFRREARVAAALQHRGITVVHDFGEDEGTLFIVMELLSGRNLSQLLDDNRRQPLPVADLVEIAEQVTAALAYTHEEAVVHRDLKPANIVRTADGTVKICDFGIARLGHDIGFTARLTGTGIAMGSPHYMSPEQIGAHGVDHRSDLYSLGCVLYEIATGVPPFDLGDAWAVLVGHRDQAPKPPRTLRPDLPEAYERIILELLAKDPDDRPRDADELGKRLADARRPHSGRGAAAGSDDATVPAGRLPSWTRGITLGSLAAPARRPHGRPADRSATGLTDTWTGGGRDTQCGEASPAAGIASPAPPDDRRATLAALAGRHTAALNLGRLGRWEEAGEAHRALAAERERLLGPDHPDTLTSRLEAGHALSRLGRSFEAHQIYTEVLTGRERALGPDHPDSLSCRHHVALNLGRLGRLEDCRAMAREVAEARARVLGADHPDTLATRCELAHVLGRLGQWTEALHTHRDIAAARTASLGPDHPDTLAARYEVGIGLGRLGRGGEALALYRDLTAARTRAHGADDPETLRARHGLGVSLGRQNRWQEALVEGRAVAAARARVLGPDHPDTLVSRRETAVALGWLGRWDEALDLYREVADARERVLGAGHLDALASYGDLAQCLEQLGRTDEAAALHRRVAALRRERAARRR; encoded by the coding sequence ATGGGTGCGGACGAGAGACTGATCCAACGGCGGTACCGACTGCTCGACACCATCGGGCGCGGCGGCATGGGGGAGGTGTGGCGGGCCCGCGACGAGTCGCTGGGCCGGCAGGTCGCGGTCAAATGCCTCAAGCCCACGGGGCCGCGGCACGAACCCTCGTTCCTGCAGGTACTGCGCGAACGTTTCCGCCGTGAGGCCCGGGTCGCTGCCGCGCTGCAGCACCGCGGCATCACCGTCGTCCATGACTTCGGCGAGGACGAGGGCACCCTCTTCATCGTCATGGAGCTGCTGAGCGGCCGTAACCTCAGCCAGTTGCTGGACGACAACCGCCGCCAGCCGCTGCCCGTAGCGGACCTCGTCGAGATCGCCGAGCAGGTCACCGCCGCGCTCGCCTACACCCACGAAGAAGCCGTCGTGCACCGCGATCTGAAACCGGCGAACATCGTCCGGACCGCCGACGGCACGGTCAAGATCTGCGACTTCGGCATCGCCCGGCTCGGCCACGACATCGGCTTCACCGCCCGCCTCACCGGCACCGGCATCGCCATGGGCAGTCCGCACTACATGTCGCCCGAACAGATCGGCGCCCACGGCGTCGACCACCGCAGCGATCTCTACTCCCTCGGCTGTGTGCTGTACGAGATCGCCACCGGCGTGCCGCCCTTCGACCTGGGGGATGCCTGGGCGGTGCTCGTCGGACACCGTGACCAGGCGCCGAAACCGCCCCGTACGCTGCGCCCCGACCTTCCCGAGGCTTACGAGCGCATCATCCTCGAACTCCTCGCCAAGGACCCCGACGACCGGCCCAGGGACGCCGATGAGCTGGGCAAACGCCTCGCCGACGCCCGCCGTCCGCACTCCGGCCGGGGCGCCGCAGCCGGCTCCGACGACGCGACGGTTCCCGCCGGCCGGCTGCCCTCCTGGACCCGTGGCATCACCCTTGGCTCCTTGGCGGCCCCCGCCCGGCGGCCGCACGGGCGCCCGGCGGACCGGTCCGCCACCGGCCTGACCGACACCTGGACCGGCGGAGGGAGGGATACGCAGTGCGGTGAGGCGTCCCCGGCCGCCGGCATCGCCAGCCCGGCACCGCCGGACGACCGCCGCGCCACCCTCGCCGCGCTGGCCGGACGGCACACCGCCGCGCTGAACCTCGGCCGGCTGGGCCGCTGGGAGGAGGCGGGCGAGGCACACCGTGCGCTCGCCGCGGAACGCGAGCGGCTGCTCGGCCCCGACCACCCCGACACGCTCACCAGCCGGCTGGAGGCCGGTCATGCCCTGAGCCGCCTGGGCCGGAGCTTCGAGGCGCACCAGATCTACACCGAGGTGCTGACGGGCCGTGAACGCGCGCTGGGCCCCGACCACCCCGACTCGCTGAGCTGCCGCCACCATGTCGCGCTGAACCTCGGGCGGCTGGGGCGGCTGGAGGACTGCCGCGCCATGGCCCGGGAGGTGGCCGAGGCCCGTGCCCGGGTGCTCGGCGCGGACCACCCCGACACCCTCGCCACCCGCTGCGAACTCGCCCATGTCCTGGGCAGGCTGGGCCAGTGGACGGAGGCGCTGCACACCCACCGGGACATCGCGGCGGCGCGCACCGCCTCGCTCGGCCCCGACCACCCCGACACCCTCGCCGCCCGCTACGAGGTCGGCATCGGCCTCGGCCGGCTCGGCCGCGGCGGCGAAGCCCTGGCGCTCTACCGGGACCTGACCGCCGCCCGTACCCGTGCCCACGGCGCGGACGATCCGGAGACGTTGCGCGCCCGGCACGGCCTGGGCGTCAGCCTCGGACGGCAGAACCGCTGGCAGGAGGCGCTGGTGGAGGGGCGGGCGGTCGCTGCGGCACGTGCCCGAGTGCTCGGCCCCGACCACCCCGACACCCTGGTCAGCCGCCGGGAGACCGCCGTGGCGCTCGGCTGGCTCGGCCGCTGGGACGAGGCGCTGGACCTCTACCGCGAGGTCGCGGACGCCCGCGAGCGGGTCCTGGGCGCCGGTCACCTCGATGCGCTGGCCAGCTACGGCGACTTGGCCCAGTGCCTGGAGCAACTGGGCCGTACGGACGAGGCGGCCGCCCTCCACCGCCGGGTCGCGGCGCTGCGCCGGGAGCGTGCCGCGCGCCGGCGGTAG
- a CDS encoding epoxide hydrolase family protein yields the protein MPRLTSDVQAFEAHATDADLDDLRARLAAARLPEAETVHRAAPGPRRWEQGVPLADLVDVVNYWRTGYDWRSFEDRLNRIGQFRTTIDDLGIHFLHRRSARADATPLILTHGWPDSIARFIDVVDELAAPKDADAPAFHVVVPSLPGFGYSDKPATTGWGTEKIAAAWVELMGRLGYSKFAAHGGDWGGNITTVLGGRFPAHVLGIHTTFAEGPPGLTTDGLTAVERKWSEETRDFWRHRAAYAKQQATRPQTIGYSLVDSPVGLLAWILDKFAEWSDTEDSPFETISRDRILDDVTLYWLTRTGASAARIYYESHNSLDPGLRVDVPSAITMYPRDAEKCPRPWAQERYRQIVRWREPESGGHFPSLEVPEYFVKDLREGLAAVLAAHR from the coding sequence ATGCCCCGTCTGACCAGCGACGTGCAAGCATTTGAAGCCCACGCAACGGACGCTGACCTCGACGATCTGCGCGCGCGGCTGGCCGCGGCGCGACTACCGGAGGCCGAGACGGTCCATCGCGCCGCGCCCGGCCCTCGCCGATGGGAACAGGGCGTTCCTCTCGCCGACCTCGTCGATGTCGTGAACTATTGGCGCACCGGGTACGACTGGCGGTCGTTCGAAGATCGCCTCAACCGGATCGGCCAGTTCCGCACGACCATTGATGATCTGGGAATCCACTTCCTGCACCGCCGGTCCGCGCGCGCGGATGCCACTCCTCTGATCCTGACGCACGGCTGGCCGGACAGCATTGCCCGGTTCATCGATGTAGTGGACGAGCTGGCAGCTCCGAAAGATGCGGACGCGCCGGCGTTCCATGTCGTGGTCCCGTCGCTGCCAGGCTTCGGTTACAGCGACAAGCCGGCCACCACCGGGTGGGGAACCGAAAAGATCGCGGCCGCATGGGTGGAACTGATGGGGCGGCTCGGCTACAGCAAGTTCGCAGCCCACGGGGGCGACTGGGGAGGCAATATCACCACGGTTCTCGGCGGCAGGTTCCCGGCGCACGTGCTCGGCATCCACACCACGTTCGCGGAGGGACCGCCCGGTCTGACGACGGACGGGCTGACGGCGGTCGAGCGCAAGTGGAGCGAGGAGACCCGCGACTTCTGGCGCCACCGCGCGGCGTACGCGAAGCAGCAGGCGACCCGGCCGCAGACCATCGGCTACTCGCTCGTCGACTCGCCGGTCGGGCTTCTTGCCTGGATCCTCGACAAGTTCGCCGAGTGGTCGGACACCGAGGACAGCCCGTTCGAGACGATTTCCCGAGACCGCATTCTTGACGACGTCACCCTGTATTGGCTGACGCGGACCGGCGCATCGGCGGCCCGCATTTACTACGAGAGCCACAACTCGCTGGACCCCGGACTTCGGGTCGACGTCCCGTCAGCGATCACTATGTACCCCCGCGACGCCGAGAAGTGTCCGCGCCCCTGGGCACAGGAGCGCTACCGACAGATCGTCCGGTGGAGGGAGCCCGAAAGCGGGGGACATTTCCCGTCGCTGGAGGTGCCCGAGTATTTCGTCAAGGACCTGCGAGAAGGCCTCGCGGCAGTGCTGGCCGCTCATCGGTGA
- a CDS encoding oxygenase MpaB family protein, translating to MHSDPMMWIAGVRALYLQALHPRAVRGVLQNSDFRSDAWGRLMRTAQFVGTLTYDTAEAAEQAGATVRGIHRRLSATDPATGERYGVDEPELLLWVHCAAVDSYLHVLRRSGYPLGDAHADAYLHEQRESARLVGLDPAGVPGSRAALAAYFARVRTELARTPEAGEVDAFLCRPPTPAPLVPARALLWQRVAQLAYGALPAYAQELYGRPAPPPATVTRRLRATGRLLRAIPPGVRWQLPPRHILRAVARLGPGARPAPYKLRLSAAILDGQQDTQGELRG from the coding sequence ATGCACAGCGATCCGATGATGTGGATCGCGGGCGTCCGTGCGCTGTACCTCCAGGCGCTGCACCCTCGCGCGGTGCGCGGGGTCCTCCAGAACTCGGACTTCAGAAGTGACGCCTGGGGCCGGCTGATGCGGACCGCGCAGTTCGTCGGCACCCTCACCTACGACACCGCCGAGGCCGCCGAACAGGCCGGCGCCACGGTCCGTGGTATCCACCGCCGGCTGTCCGCCACCGATCCCGCCACCGGTGAGCGCTACGGCGTCGACGAGCCGGAGCTGCTGCTGTGGGTGCACTGCGCGGCGGTGGATTCCTACCTGCACGTCCTGCGCCGCTCCGGCTACCCCCTCGGCGACGCCCATGCCGACGCCTACCTCCACGAGCAGCGCGAAAGCGCCCGGCTCGTCGGCCTCGACCCGGCCGGTGTGCCCGGCAGCCGGGCCGCGCTCGCCGCCTACTTCGCCCGCGTGCGGACCGAGTTGGCGCGGACCCCCGAAGCCGGCGAGGTGGACGCGTTTCTGTGCAGGCCGCCGACCCCGGCCCCGCTCGTACCGGCCCGTGCCCTGCTCTGGCAGCGGGTGGCGCAGCTCGCCTACGGCGCACTCCCGGCGTATGCCCAGGAGCTCTACGGGCGCCCCGCACCCCCGCCCGCAACCGTCACCCGGCGGCTGCGCGCCACCGGGCGCCTCCTTCGCGCCATTCCGCCCGGCGTCCGCTGGCAGCTCCCGCCCCGGCACATCCTGCGCGCCGTCGCACGACTCGGCCCCGGCGCCCGCCCAGCGCCCTACAAGCTCCGTCTTTCCGCCGCCATACTGGACGGGCAGCAGGACACGCAGGGGGAACTGCGCGGCTGA